Proteins encoded by one window of Lates calcarifer isolate ASB-BC8 linkage group LG5, TLL_Latcal_v3, whole genome shotgun sequence:
- the coq7 gene encoding 5-demethoxyubiquinone hydroxylase, mitochondrial, with protein sequence MQRAAHTALYDWSQIVGPAVIRRCLKCRATLQQSSRAFSVIPPPRDSEEKEMLDRILRVDHAGEYGASRIYAGQMAVLGRTRTGPLIQEMWDQEKKHLEKFNEILAENRIRPTALLPLWNIAGFVLGASTALLGKEGAMACTVAVEESISEHYNSQIRALMEKDPERYTELLKIIKEFRDDEMDHHDTGLEHDAETLPGYWLLKNAIQLGCKAAIYVSQRV encoded by the exons ATGCAAAGAGCCGCACATACAGCTTTATACGACTGGTCTCAGATTGTCGGTCCAGCGGTGATTCGCCGGTGTTTGAAATGCAGAG CGACCCTGCAGCAGAGCTCACGTGCATTCAGTGTGATCCCGCCTCCGCGGGACagtgaggagaaagagatgcTGGACAGAATCCTGCGCGTGGACCATGCGGGTGAATATGGTGCCAGCCGCATCTACGCTGGCCAGATGGCAGTGTTAGGTCGAACCAGGACGGGACCTCTCATCCAG gaAATGTGGGATCAGGAAAAGAAACACCTTGAGAAATTCAATGAAATTCTGGCTGAGAACAGAATTCGTCCCACAGCTCTGTTACCCCTCTGGAACATCGCTGGGTTTGTATTAG GTGCATCCACTGCACTGCTGGGAAAAGAGGGAGCTATGGCGTGCACCGTGGCGGTGGAGGAGAGTATCTCAGAGCACTACAACAGCCAGATAAGAGCTCTGATGGAGAAGGACCCAGAGAGATACACTGAACTCTTAAAA ATTATTAAGGAATTCAGAGATGATGAGATGGACCATCACGACACAGGGCTGGAGCATGATGCTGAAACA ctaCCTGGATACTGGCTACTAAAAAATGCAATACAGCTGGGCTGCAAAGCTGCAATATATGTTTCTCAACGTGTCtaa